In a genomic window of Chloroflexota bacterium:
- the murJ gene encoding murein biosynthesis integral membrane protein MurJ, translating to MKHVARSTIIVGVFFALEKALGFIRQVVIARTFGLSAEIDAFNAANNYPDLLFALISGGALAMALIPVLSQQLEKSGKTAAWGLFSRIGNLLFLATAGLSLLIGLFAPAIVTSWWGVAPHFSVEQQNLVIELMRINLFATLLFSMSGLMIAGLQANQHFLLPALAPSMYDVGMLVGVLILAPTEGFTLGGITLPALGLGVHGLVYGTVLGALLFFLAQIPGLIHFQFRWTPRIEFGNPHVQQVIRLMLPRIGTVFFIQVIFLAQDNFASALPAGAVTALVYGWLFMQVPESLIGTAIGTALLPTLSEHSARGERDAFRSALEATVRTILALTIPSAILLAIGIRPLIAILGFDPAGSELVVWTVRAYMAGLVGHSLLEVAARAFYARQNALTPLLTSSITALAFVLTGLIFSRQMGAPGIGLANTLVFTLEALALLWLQEKSLAYWLRLAKPLLRVVVVSLVSGGLAYILQTQLPLDNLSTSMHALSGLAIMGFGAILTLPFIWPEIKLLGKI from the coding sequence ATGAAACATGTTGCCCGCTCAACCATCATTGTAGGCGTTTTCTTCGCCCTCGAAAAAGCGCTTGGCTTTATACGCCAGGTCGTCATCGCCCGCACATTCGGCCTCTCTGCCGAAATTGATGCCTTCAACGCCGCCAACAATTACCCCGATCTGCTCTTTGCGCTGATCTCTGGCGGGGCATTGGCGATGGCCTTGATCCCTGTACTCAGCCAACAACTCGAAAAAAGTGGGAAAACCGCGGCCTGGGGCCTTTTCTCGCGCATTGGCAATTTGCTCTTTCTGGCAACTGCCGGGCTGTCGCTGCTGATCGGTCTGTTCGCGCCTGCCATTGTGACCTCCTGGTGGGGCGTTGCACCGCATTTCAGCGTTGAGCAACAGAATCTGGTCATTGAGTTGATGCGCATTAATCTATTTGCCACATTGCTCTTTTCGATGAGCGGATTGATGATTGCCGGATTGCAAGCCAATCAGCATTTTTTGCTCCCCGCGCTCGCGCCCAGTATGTATGATGTGGGCATGCTGGTTGGGGTGCTGATTCTCGCCCCCACGGAGGGCTTCACCCTGGGGGGAATCACGCTCCCGGCTCTGGGGTTGGGAGTTCATGGCCTGGTGTATGGGACTGTGCTCGGTGCGCTGCTGTTTTTCCTGGCACAAATTCCGGGGCTGATTCACTTCCAATTCCGCTGGACGCCGCGTATAGAGTTTGGCAATCCCCACGTCCAGCAAGTCATCCGCCTGATGCTGCCGCGCATCGGCACGGTTTTCTTCATCCAGGTGATTTTCCTGGCGCAAGACAATTTTGCCTCCGCTCTGCCTGCCGGAGCCGTCACCGCGCTGGTTTATGGCTGGTTATTCATGCAAGTACCTGAGTCCCTGATCGGCACAGCCATTGGCACCGCTTTACTGCCCACACTCTCCGAACACAGCGCCCGCGGCGAAAGAGATGCATTCCGCAGCGCGCTGGAAGCCACCGTGCGCACTATTCTGGCGCTGACCATCCCCAGCGCGATATTGCTCGCCATTGGCATCCGCCCGCTGATCGCGATTCTCGGCTTTGACCCTGCCGGAAGCGAACTCGTCGTCTGGACGGTACGCGCCTATATGGCGGGCCTGGTGGGGCATTCACTGCTCGAAGTGGCGGCGCGCGCCTTTTATGCCCGTCAAAATGCCCTTACCCCTCTGCTGACATCTTCCATCACGGCATTGGCTTTTGTTCTTACCGGGCTGATATTTTCCCGCCAAATGGGAGCGCCTGGGATCGGGCTGGCGAATACACTGGTCTTCACCCTTGAGGCGTTAGCGCTATTGTGGCTTCAGGAAAAATCACTGGCCTATTGGCTGCGTTTGGCAAAACCGTTGCTACGCGTGGTTGTGGTATCCTTGGTCAGTGGCGGGCTGGCTTATATATTACAAACCCAGCTTCCACTCGACAATCTCTCCACCAGTATGCACGCCCTGAGCGGATTGGCTATAATGGGCTTCGGCGCAATACTTACCTTGCCCTTTATCTGGCCGGAGATAAAATTGCTGGGCAAGATATAA
- the recA gene encoding recombinase RecA has protein sequence MAKDSSDARQAALDKAMGDLAKRYGEGTIMRLGDATHMSVDVIPTGSLSLDIALGVGGIPRGRVTEIYGPESSGKTTICQHIVAELQNMGGTAAFIDMEHALDPRYAAACGVDVENLLISQPDTGEQALEIVEALVRSGAVDMVVIDSVAALVPRAEIEGDMGDAHMGLMARLMSQALRKLSGAIKQTNTAVIFTNQLRQKIGVMFGNPETTTGGQALKFYASVRLDVRRIQSIKVGSEIIGNRTRVRVVKNKVAPPFQTVEFDIMYNEGISKVGDIVDLGTDMDIISKRGSYYSYGDLRLAQGRENAKEFLRDNPDLLMEIETLIRQSSMENSAPARIVDDEEEMMED, from the coding sequence ATGGCGAAAGATTCATCAGATGCCCGTCAGGCTGCACTCGACAAAGCCATGGGCGATTTGGCAAAGCGTTACGGCGAAGGCACGATTATGCGTCTGGGTGATGCAACCCACATGTCGGTAGATGTCATCCCAACCGGTTCGCTATCGCTGGATATTGCACTGGGCGTAGGCGGGATTCCCCGCGGCCGGGTGACTGAAATTTACGGGCCGGAATCTTCCGGCAAAACAACTATCTGCCAGCATATTGTGGCCGAGCTACAAAATATGGGGGGTACGGCTGCATTTATTGATATGGAGCACGCTCTTGATCCGCGCTATGCTGCCGCGTGTGGTGTAGATGTTGAAAATCTACTGATTTCGCAACCCGATACGGGCGAACAAGCCCTGGAAATTGTTGAAGCTCTGGTTCGTTCCGGCGCAGTCGATATGGTCGTAATCGACTCTGTGGCGGCGCTGGTGCCGCGCGCCGAAATTGAAGGCGATATGGGCGATGCCCACATGGGCCTGATGGCCCGCCTGATGTCTCAAGCATTGCGCAAGCTCTCTGGAGCGATCAAGCAAACCAACACCGCCGTAATTTTCACCAACCAGCTTCGTCAGAAAATCGGCGTGATGTTTGGTAATCCCGAAACCACCACCGGCGGGCAGGCGCTCAAATTCTACGCCTCGGTGCGCCTGGATGTGCGCCGCATTCAATCGATCAAAGTTGGTTCAGAGATTATCGGTAATCGCACGCGTGTGCGCGTGGTCAAGAATAAAGTTGCACCCCCCTTCCAAACCGTCGAATTTGACATCATGTACAACGAAGGCATCTCAAAAGTCGGCGACATCGTTGACCTGGGCACCGATATGGATATCATCTCCAAACGTGGTTCGTATTATTCGTATGGCGACTTGCGCCTGGCGCAGGGCCGCGAAAATGCCAAAGAATTCTTGCGCGATAACCCCGATCTGCTTATGGAGATCGAAACCCTGATCCGCCAATCTTCGATGGAAAACAGCGCCCCGGCGCGTATTGTGGATGATGAAGAAGAGATGATGGAAGATTAG
- a CDS encoding zinc ribbon domain-containing protein: MARKELGHIELQWRCPNCDNRNLGREKTCTMCGAPQPEDVQFEQVAQQEIIADKALIEQAKAGPDIHCAYCGTRNTSDAETCVHCGADISEGTKRQTGRVIGAYQSGPAQAVACDACGAENPATVGQCGECGAPLKAAVLPGMPQQAAGASAVAGQPKSKKKPVALIVVAVLICLGMAVVALLSMRSNSVSGVVQQVQWERSVNIEAFGPVERSAWHDELPAGAEDISCVQEYRYTSSTPAENSKEVCGTPYSVDSGSGFAEVVQDCEYQVYDDFCSYTVLDWSFADKIVANGSNLNAEWPSPNLSNDQRLGDQRSETYSVVFQTDDGVYTYSPEDFAEYQRYQPGSAWTLDINTFGVVLSVQP; encoded by the coding sequence ATGGCTCGTAAGGAATTAGGTCATATTGAATTGCAGTGGCGTTGCCCGAATTGCGATAATCGCAACCTCGGACGGGAGAAAACCTGTACGATGTGTGGCGCGCCTCAGCCCGAAGATGTCCAGTTTGAGCAGGTTGCACAACAGGAAATCATCGCAGACAAAGCCTTGATTGAGCAAGCCAAGGCAGGCCCCGATATTCACTGTGCCTATTGTGGCACGCGCAACACCAGCGACGCCGAAACCTGCGTCCACTGTGGTGCGGATATTTCGGAGGGTACAAAACGTCAAACGGGCCGCGTGATTGGCGCGTATCAGAGTGGCCCCGCGCAGGCGGTGGCTTGTGATGCTTGTGGCGCTGAGAATCCTGCCACGGTTGGTCAGTGCGGTGAGTGTGGCGCTCCGCTGAAAGCTGCTGTTCTGCCCGGAATGCCTCAGCAAGCTGCTGGAGCATCCGCAGTTGCAGGACAACCGAAAAGCAAAAAGAAACCAGTCGCCCTGATTGTCGTGGCTGTACTGATTTGTTTGGGTATGGCCGTCGTGGCGCTGTTATCCATGCGCTCCAATAGCGTTAGCGGGGTCGTTCAGCAGGTACAGTGGGAGCGTTCGGTCAATATTGAAGCTTTTGGCCCGGTGGAGCGCAGCGCCTGGCACGATGAACTGCCGGCAGGTGCTGAGGATATTTCTTGCGTTCAAGAATATCGCTATACAAGTTCTACACCAGCTGAGAACTCTAAAGAAGTTTGTGGCACACCCTACTCCGTCGATTCGGGAAGTGGCTTTGCTGAAGTCGTGCAAGATTGTGAATACCAGGTCTATGATGATTTTTGTTCCTATACGGTGTTGGATTGGTCGTTTGCCGACAAGATTGTTGCCAATGGCTCAAATCTCAACGCTGAATGGCCATCCCCCAACCTGAGCAATGACCAACGTTTGGGCGATCAGCGCAGCGAAACGTATAGTGTTGTATTCCAAACCGATGATGGTGTGTATACCTATAGCCCCGAAGATTTTGCTGAATACCAGCGCTATCAACCCGGCAGCGCCTGGACGCTGGATATAAACACGTTTGGTGTTGTGCTATCCGTACAGCCATAG
- a CDS encoding YbaK/EbsC family protein: MTSPLSASAQRVQDALNIIGLNLHVVELPGSTRTAADAAASIGCTVAQIAKSLIFRLKSSDQALLVIASGGNRVDEKLLAKHIGEKIGKADADFVRAQTGFVIGGVPPVGHSTKIHTFIDEDLFQFDDIWAAAGTPNAVFRLTPDNLLRATQGQVIAVK; encoded by the coding sequence ATGACTTCACCCCTTAGCGCCAGCGCCCAACGCGTACAAGACGCGCTCAATATAATCGGCCTCAATTTGCACGTGGTCGAATTACCCGGCAGCACGCGCACCGCGGCTGATGCCGCCGCATCGATTGGTTGCACGGTGGCACAAATTGCCAAGTCGCTAATTTTCCGGCTGAAATCATCAGACCAGGCGTTGCTGGTAATTGCCAGCGGGGGCAACCGCGTAGACGAAAAACTTCTCGCCAAGCATATAGGAGAAAAAATCGGCAAAGCCGATGCCGATTTTGTGCGCGCACAAACCGGTTTTGTAATCGGCGGCGTACCGCCGGTAGGCCACAGCACTAAAATTCACACTTTCATTGACGAAGACCTGTTCCAGTTTGATGACATTTGGGCAGCGGCCGGAACCCCAAACGCCGTTTTTCGCCTGACGCCCGACAATTTATTGCGCGCCACACAGGGACAAGTGATTGCTGTAAAATAA
- a CDS encoding ParB N-terminal domain-containing protein, with the protein MTKIRDLPLLAILPVDKLILHEYHDPQRTPPIARAISESGRLRNPPIVVPLRDETNSYMVLDGANRVTAIQSLGIEHIVVQVVPADDPGLGMTPWHHVVWGPSSSDFIDWMLALPEVIVKPGDSDMMTHYPQSLHTLAVISCPNGEYYQLLTSHHKLLQRMQTLNRVVDAYKDRATLDRTLITDMESLEKIYPELSGLVMLPQFRIDEILYIVSEGYLMPPGSTRFTISPRVLHLNFPLEELAAEKSLEDKNIALQAWMKARLAAKRVRYYAESTYLFDE; encoded by the coding sequence ATGACGAAAATCCGTGATTTGCCATTATTGGCAATTCTTCCCGTTGATAAATTAATTCTCCACGAATACCACGACCCACAGCGAACCCCACCGATTGCACGCGCGATCAGCGAAAGCGGCAGGCTGCGCAATCCCCCCATCGTTGTGCCATTGCGCGATGAAACTAATTCGTATATGGTGCTGGATGGGGCTAATCGTGTCACAGCGATTCAAAGCCTCGGAATTGAGCATATTGTTGTGCAAGTTGTCCCGGCGGATGACCCTGGCCTTGGGATGACGCCCTGGCATCATGTAGTATGGGGGCCTTCTTCTTCCGATTTTATTGACTGGATGTTGGCATTGCCGGAGGTGATTGTGAAACCCGGGGATAGCGACATGATGACACATTATCCCCAAAGCCTGCACACATTGGCCGTTATCAGTTGTCCAAATGGCGAGTATTATCAGCTACTCACCTCGCATCATAAATTGCTCCAGCGGATGCAGACTCTCAACCGGGTGGTGGATGCTTATAAAGACCGCGCCACCCTTGACCGTACACTTATCACCGATATGGAATCACTCGAAAAAATTTATCCGGAGCTGAGCGGACTGGTCATGCTGCCTCAATTCCGTATTGATGAAATTCTTTATATTGTCAGTGAAGGCTACTTAATGCCCCCGGGAAGCACGCGGTTCACGATCTCGCCGCGCGTATTGCATCTAAATTTTCCGCTCGAAGAACTCGCTGCGGAAAAATCGCTGGAAGACAAGAATATTGCCTTGCAAGCCTGGATGAAGGCGCGTTTGGCCGCCAAACGGGTGCGCTACTACGCCGAATCAACTTATCTTTTCGACGAGTAA
- a CDS encoding ABC transporter permease, whose translation MATATNNFEYISPTRRRVMGILFLSLGILLWIMFGRGIGGDALTTFRLTPGGSAQELPDWVFNSQNMLNMLSVLSIALGGYQLARGFGKRTTLMLGLAAAMFIFGFLSWATSGGTLNLAGLFRSALVKAVPLTIGALSGVLCERSGVVNIAIEGMMLTGAFVGAFVGSVTNIWIGLFAAVLSGGLLAWILAVLSIKYKTDQIIAGTVINIFATGITSFLSAKFLQRYQHLNDPGRFPTIEVPVLSKIPFIGPIMFQHNMFVYALYIFLIVLTVGLYYTRWGLRTRSVGEHPKAADTLGINVFRTRYISVILGGMMAGFGGAYFTLGSVGRFDEVMTAGRGFIGLAAMIFGNWNPIGSFGAGLLFGFFDALAAKIAILRVPIPSEIMLMFPYIATMVALAGVVGRGQMPAADGQPYEKE comes from the coding sequence ATGGCAACTGCAACGAATAACTTTGAATATATTTCTCCGACTCGGCGTCGGGTGATGGGAATCCTTTTTCTGTCCCTGGGCATTTTACTGTGGATTATGTTTGGCCGCGGTATCGGTGGGGACGCGCTGACTACCTTCAGGTTGACTCCGGGAGGCTCAGCGCAGGAACTTCCCGATTGGGTATTCAACAGCCAAAATATGCTCAATATGCTTTCTGTATTGAGTATTGCACTGGGTGGCTATCAGCTTGCCCGCGGTTTTGGCAAGCGCACCACGCTCATGCTGGGCCTGGCAGCCGCCATGTTTATCTTTGGTTTCCTGAGTTGGGCCACATCGGGTGGGACGCTCAATTTGGCAGGACTGTTCCGCAGCGCCCTGGTCAAGGCGGTTCCCCTGACAATTGGCGCCCTCTCCGGAGTTCTGTGTGAGCGCTCCGGTGTGGTCAACATCGCCATCGAAGGTATGATGCTCACTGGTGCCTTTGTTGGCGCGTTTGTTGGCAGTGTCACCAATATCTGGATTGGCCTCTTCGCCGCGGTGCTTTCGGGCGGTCTGCTGGCCTGGATACTGGCAGTACTCTCGATCAAATACAAAACCGATCAGATCATCGCCGGGACGGTGATTAACATCTTCGCTACGGGGATTACATCATTCCTTTCTGCCAAGTTTTTGCAGCGTTACCAGCATCTCAACGATCCGGGGCGTTTCCCAACGATTGAAGTTCCTGTGCTTTCAAAAATCCCCTTTATTGGGCCGATCATGTTCCAGCACAATATGTTTGTGTATGCGCTGTATATCTTCCTGATTGTGCTGACGGTTGGCCTGTATTACACGCGCTGGGGTTTGCGCACGCGCTCCGTGGGCGAACATCCTAAAGCTGCCGACACGTTGGGGATTAATGTCTTCCGCACACGCTACATTTCGGTCATCCTGGGCGGAATGATGGCCGGATTTGGCGGGGCTTACTTCACGCTGGGTTCGGTGGGCCGCTTCGACGAAGTGATGACAGCCGGGCGCGGTTTTATTGGTTTGGCCGCTATGATCTTCGGCAACTGGAATCCCATCGGATCGTTTGGCGCGGGCTTGTTGTTTGGTTTCTTTGATGCGCTTGCCGCCAAAATCGCTATTTTGAGGGTGCCGATTCCATCGGAAATCATGCTGATGTTCCCCTATATTGCCACAATGGTGGCGCTGGCCGGGGTGGTTGGCCGCGGCCAGATGCCCGCCGCTGATGGGCAACCTTACGAGAAAGAATAG
- a CDS encoding NUDIX domain-containing protein, whose protein sequence is MDFINKYFYMVLRGLWLLLKPLSIGVRVLMVKEDQILLVKHVYQDEWFLPGGLVEQGESLQAAARRETSEEVGADLRDVTLFGIYSHREYRKIDHVVVFLSRDFSLNGVSDDEIEQCTFFNLQQLPADISPGSKQQIEHYLNGDSPQYEMI, encoded by the coding sequence ATGGATTTCATAAACAAGTACTTTTACATGGTGTTACGCGGACTTTGGTTATTGCTGAAGCCGCTATCCATTGGTGTTCGTGTCTTGATGGTAAAAGAAGATCAGATATTGCTCGTAAAACATGTCTATCAAGATGAATGGTTTTTACCGGGGGGATTGGTCGAACAAGGCGAATCGCTGCAAGCTGCTGCCCGGCGTGAAACTTCGGAAGAAGTCGGAGCTGATTTGCGTGATGTTACCTTGTTTGGCATTTATTCACATCGGGAATATCGCAAGATCGATCACGTGGTTGTTTTTCTATCGCGTGATTTTTCGTTAAATGGCGTTTCCGATGACGAAATTGAGCAATGCACCTTCTTCAATTTGCAGCAGCTACCCGCCGATATTTCTCCCGGAAGCAAGCAGCAAATCGAACATTATCTAAATGGAGATAGTCCCCAGTACGAGATGATTTGA
- a CDS encoding DegV family protein, which produces MSKVAIVTDSTAYLPKDLVEKYNMTVVPLTVIWGEETYRDDIDITPTQFYTRLETANVMPTTSQATIQDFKDAYERLHSAGYEILSVLISSKLSGTISSAEQAYKMVPDATIEIFDSETTAMALGFQALAAARAAAEGADLAACKAAAADVRSRSGVIFAVDTLEFLHRGGRIGGASRFLGTALKLKPLLEVTNGVIEPVDKVRTKRKAHERLIEVISERVAGKKNIRLATLHANSSEDANRVLDDASARMSAIEAIRSEVSPVIGTHVGPGTVGLAYTYED; this is translated from the coding sequence ATGTCGAAAGTCGCTATTGTTACCGATAGTACCGCTTATCTTCCGAAAGACTTGGTTGAAAAATATAATATGACGGTTGTCCCCCTGACGGTGATTTGGGGAGAAGAAACTTACCGTGATGATATTGATATTACCCCTACGCAGTTTTATACCCGCCTCGAAACTGCTAATGTGATGCCAACTACATCCCAGGCTACGATCCAGGATTTCAAAGACGCTTACGAGCGTTTACACAGTGCAGGATATGAAATTCTGTCGGTTTTGATTTCGTCTAAGTTATCAGGGACGATTTCTTCCGCCGAGCAGGCTTATAAAATGGTGCCCGATGCTACGATTGAAATCTTCGATTCGGAAACAACGGCGATGGCGCTGGGCTTCCAGGCTTTGGCTGCGGCCCGTGCGGCAGCAGAAGGCGCCGATTTGGCGGCATGCAAAGCGGCTGCAGCAGATGTCCGTAGCCGATCTGGCGTTATTTTTGCAGTGGACACGCTTGAATTTCTCCATCGCGGTGGACGGATTGGTGGAGCTTCGCGCTTTTTAGGCACGGCACTCAAGCTTAAACCGTTGCTGGAAGTTACAAATGGTGTGATTGAACCCGTAGACAAAGTTCGTACCAAGCGTAAAGCGCATGAGCGCCTGATTGAAGTTATCAGCGAGCGGGTTGCTGGGAAGAAGAATATTCGTTTGGCAACGTTACATGCCAATTCCAGCGAAGATGCCAATCGGGTCTTGGATGATGCCAGCGCAAGGATGAGTGCGATTGAAGCCATTCGTTCAGAAGTCAGCCCGGTAATTGGTACCCACGTTGGCCCTGGCACCGTAGGTTTGGCGTATACATACGAAGATTGA
- a CDS encoding DegV family protein, translating into MSNVAIITDSTAYLPDEMVEKYGISVAPQVLIWGEETLRDGVDIQPAEFYNRLSTADVMPTTSQVAVKDFKELYEKLLGQGKDILAILVSDKLSGTISSATQALEFFPDANIEIINSQGVAMMLGFVVLEVARAAEKGASLAECKALAEDLKQRTGVVFAVDTLEFLHRGGRIGGASRFLGTALQLKPILEVRDGRVEAIERVRTKTKAHNRLIEILAERTQGGKTIKLATLHASAHEDAKALLEAAQAQLGNVDETIFSEVSPVVGTHAGPGTVGLAYLIN; encoded by the coding sequence ATGTCAAACGTAGCCATCATTACCGATAGTACGGCCTATTTACCCGACGAGATGGTAGAAAAATATGGCATCTCAGTTGCGCCCCAGGTTCTGATTTGGGGCGAAGAAACCCTGCGCGATGGGGTAGATATTCAACCTGCTGAATTCTACAACCGCCTGAGTACCGCTGATGTTATGCCGACGACTTCTCAGGTTGCGGTAAAAGATTTCAAAGAACTTTATGAAAAATTGCTGGGGCAGGGCAAAGATATTTTGGCGATTTTAGTATCGGATAAGCTTTCAGGCACGATTAGTTCCGCGACGCAGGCTCTGGAATTTTTTCCCGATGCGAATATTGAAATTATCAACTCGCAGGGCGTTGCCATGATGTTGGGATTTGTTGTCCTTGAAGTGGCGCGCGCTGCTGAGAAGGGCGCTTCGCTGGCTGAGTGTAAAGCTCTGGCTGAAGACCTCAAACAGCGCACAGGGGTGGTTTTTGCCGTGGACACGCTGGAATTTCTGCACCGCGGTGGACGCATTGGTGGGGCCTCGCGCTTTTTAGGGACGGCTTTGCAACTGAAGCCAATTCTGGAAGTGCGCGATGGCCGCGTGGAAGCTATCGAGCGCGTACGCACCAAAACCAAGGCGCATAACCGCCTGATCGAAATTTTGGCAGAACGCACCCAGGGCGGGAAAACAATTAAATTGGCGACGTTGCACGCCTCAGCGCATGAAGATGCCAAAGCCTTGTTAGAAGCTGCTCAGGCACAATTGGGCAATGTGGATGAAACTATATTTTCGGAAGTTAGCCCGGTGGTCGGAACCCATGCTGGTCCGGGTACAGTAGGATTGGCTTATTTGATCAACTAG
- a CDS encoding ABC transporter permease — protein MTNKESEQPNKKDGGKIFLEELSKSPLTVTVLAILTGLLLGGLLVAITTEEAYAAFSASPWEAIKIGANAAWKTYQALFTGSVGNPAKIVAAFQGGDAEEIRRAINPFFESLVASTPYIFAGLAVALGFRVGLFNIGAEGQLFIGATTTVIAAIFLKGLPAIIHVPISLLAGFIGGGLWGFIPGWLKAQTGGHEVINTIMMNYIAFRLSEFLLRGPLKDPDGYTPVSADIQDSAKLFRFFENPIRFHIGFFVALFFAFLVYWLLFKTTWGFTLRTVGSNPRAAKYAGMSIMKSTVIAMFLSGGLAGLAGANEVLGVNHNLAVAFSSGYGFDAIALALLGKSNPLGVVLAAIMFGFLRNGAIQMQLTAGIPIDIISVLQAAILAFIAAPAIIRTMYRLKEPDMDLDAVTLRGWGGN, from the coding sequence ATGACCAATAAAGAAAGCGAACAACCCAACAAGAAAGATGGCGGCAAAATCTTTCTGGAAGAGTTGTCCAAAAGCCCCCTAACCGTCACTGTTTTGGCAATTCTCACTGGATTGCTGCTGGGCGGGTTGCTGGTTGCCATTACCACCGAAGAAGCGTATGCTGCGTTCTCTGCCTCGCCCTGGGAAGCGATCAAAATTGGCGCCAATGCTGCCTGGAAAACTTATCAGGCTTTATTTACTGGCTCGGTAGGCAACCCAGCCAAGATCGTGGCAGCCTTTCAGGGCGGCGATGCCGAAGAAATTCGCCGGGCGATCAATCCGTTTTTTGAGAGTCTGGTGGCTTCCACGCCTTATATTTTCGCCGGGTTAGCCGTTGCGCTGGGTTTCCGGGTAGGTTTGTTCAACATCGGTGCGGAAGGCCAGCTTTTCATTGGTGCGACAACCACCGTGATCGCGGCGATCTTTCTCAAAGGATTACCTGCCATCATCCACGTGCCGATTTCGCTGCTGGCGGGTTTTATCGGCGGCGGCTTGTGGGGGTTTATCCCCGGCTGGCTCAAAGCGCAGACCGGTGGGCACGAGGTCATCAACACGATTATGATGAACTATATTGCCTTCCGTTTGAGCGAATTTTTGCTGCGCGGCCCGTTGAAAGACCCCGATGGCTACACCCCCGTCAGCGCCGATATTCAGGATTCAGCCAAACTTTTCCGCTTTTTTGAGAATCCCATTCGTTTCCACATTGGCTTTTTCGTTGCCTTGTTTTTTGCTTTTTTGGTGTACTGGCTGCTGTTTAAAACCACCTGGGGCTTCACGCTGCGCACGGTGGGTTCAAACCCGCGGGCTGCCAAATATGCCGGGATGAGCATCATGAAAAGTACAGTCATTGCCATGTTCCTGTCGGGTGGTCTGGCAGGGTTGGCAGGCGCCAACGAGGTTTTGGGCGTCAACCACAACCTCGCAGTGGCCTTTTCCTCTGGCTATGGTTTCGACGCGATTGCGCTAGCCTTGCTCGGTAAGAGCAATCCGTTGGGGGTGGTGCTGGCAGCCATCATGTTTGGCTTCCTGCGCAATGGCGCTATTCAAATGCAACTCACGGCGGGCATCCCGATTGACATTATCTCGGTTTTGCAAGCCGCAATTCTGGCTTTCATTGCTGCACCGGCGATTATCCGCACTATGTACCGATTGAAAGAACCCGATATGGATTTGGATGCTGTTACACTCCGCGGTTGGGGAGGCAACTAA